One Acetobacterium sp. KB-1 DNA segment encodes these proteins:
- the cobU gene encoding bifunctional adenosylcobinamide kinase/adenosylcobinamide-phosphate guanylyltransferase — translation MGQLIFITGGARSGKSTYAENLARESGKPVAYIATAIAFDDGMKDRIAKHQAQRPDHWGTIEQYKDFQTMTDNPVFLQAEIVLFDCLTVMTTNNMLDFPVDYDTCAMEKVGEIEGAIKIEVEKLLDVCQDKTLIVVSNEVGLGLVPAYKLGSYFRDIAGRMNQLVAGRADEAYLLVAGLPLKLK, via the coding sequence ATGGGTCAGTTAATATTTATAACCGGCGGTGCCCGTAGCGGTAAAAGTACTTATGCCGAAAATTTAGCCCGGGAATCGGGCAAACCGGTCGCTTATATTGCCACTGCGATCGCCTTTGATGATGGCATGAAGGACCGCATTGCCAAACATCAGGCGCAGCGGCCAGATCATTGGGGAACCATCGAACAATATAAGGATTTTCAGACAATGACCGACAATCCCGTTTTTTTGCAAGCCGAGATTGTTCTTTTTGACTGTCTGACCGTGATGACTACCAATAATATGTTAGATTTTCCGGTTGATTATGACACTTGCGCGATGGAAAAGGTGGGCGAAATCGAAGGTGCTATTAAGATTGAAGTGGAAAAACTACTGGATGTTTGTCAGGATAAAACCCTGATTGTAGTCTCGAATGAGGTGGGTTTGGGTCTGGTGCCGGCCTACAAGCTGGGTAGTTATTTCCGTGATATTGCCGGCCGGATGAATCAACTGGTGGCCGGACGGGCTGATGAAGCCTATCTACTGGTTGCTGGCTTACCGTTGAAATTAAAATAA
- a CDS encoding DNA alkylation repair protein, with product MDQKFLRAELLGLVDEKYRKFSSGLTPGTNNILGVRLPALRKIGKRIAKADWRSYLETAQVDSFEETLLQGMVIGYADVELPERLMLIKDFIPKIDNWSICDSFCTGLKFTKKHKEEVWLFLQPYLKSKEVYEIRFGVVMFITYFVEDRYLEPMFLNFNAIDCDNYYVKMAVAWAITSCFTVLPEMTMIYLKANDLDDFTYNKALQKITESRQVNPDIKVRIRCMKRNKK from the coding sequence ATGGATCAAAAATTTTTACGAGCGGAGCTGTTAGGCTTGGTCGATGAGAAATACCGTAAATTTTCCAGCGGCTTGACGCCGGGAACCAATAATATTCTGGGGGTGCGCTTGCCAGCACTTAGGAAGATCGGCAAAAGAATTGCCAAAGCAGACTGGCGAAGCTATTTGGAAACAGCTCAGGTTGACAGCTTTGAGGAAACCCTGCTACAGGGAATGGTGATCGGGTATGCGGATGTGGAATTGCCAGAACGGCTGATGCTAATAAAAGACTTCATCCCAAAGATTGACAACTGGTCAATCTGCGACAGCTTCTGCACGGGTCTGAAATTCACAAAAAAGCATAAAGAGGAGGTATGGCTTTTCTTACAACCATACCTCAAGTCAAAAGAAGTTTACGAGATCCGTTTCGGGGTGGTGATGTTTATTACCTATTTTGTCGAAGACCGCTATCTGGAGCCGATGTTTCTAAACTTTAATGCCATTGACTGCGACAACTACTATGTAAAGATGGCCGTTGCCTGGGCGATTACCAGCTGTTTTACGGTTCTTCCGGAAATGACCATGATTTATCTCAAAGCTAATGATCTGGATGACTTTACCTACAATAAAGCCTTGCAGAAAATCACTGAATCGCGGCAGGTAAATCCTGACATAAAGGTACGGATTCGCTGTATGAAACGGAATAAGAAATAA
- a CDS encoding FAD-dependent oxidoreductase: protein MNSKYAKMFTPIKIGNMLVKNRIETAPAAPRLASPEGLVTPELIEWTRALAKGGAGIVTVGISMVTPPFGHMNGFCVNIGDNNVVPGLAVLADTVHRYGAKASIELAGFAMGHDLPEEGKSPIDIMSQEEIKNWITLFANAAERAMKAGMDMVLIHGGHGILVSNFFSPLFNHRTDQYGGSIENRARFACELFDAIRSKVGHKLAIEFRLSAAELVPGGVELDETIAFIKIIQDKIDLVHVSAGMLLDDEMVPITTQPTYLKRGYNAHYAASIKKAAGIHIPITTVGSIDLDLAAEIIENNEADMCAMIRTVIADPSSVNKARTGNEAKIRPCIRCVLCLNRTHGMEPLRVACAVNPQAGRECELKDINKLADQKKKVVIIGGGPAGMEAARTAGDRGHEVILFEKSDCLGGTLRLAVAPNFKADLKNYLAWTIRMTSQHPNVSLRLSTAATPENIMAESPDALIIAVGAESNIPAIPGLDGSDVVWVGDVESGSVEVGHNVVIAGGGLTGCETALDLARKGKNVTIVEMVSEKKMLDPSPIPMTAMLQLLKKENVTILASHQLIKAVDHAVLVEGSDGQKEVDFDTLILSLGVKPNLLEVSKFANLVDTVFCIGDCTTSQGTLYTATTAGYNAGLDI, encoded by the coding sequence ATGAATTCTAAATACGCAAAGATGTTCACCCCGATTAAAATTGGTAATATGCTTGTTAAAAATCGAATTGAAACCGCTCCAGCGGCGCCGCGGTTGGCTTCCCCGGAAGGACTGGTAACCCCGGAGCTGATCGAATGGACCCGGGCTCTGGCCAAAGGTGGTGCCGGAATTGTCACTGTTGGTATTTCGATGGTCACTCCGCCCTTTGGACACATGAACGGTTTCTGCGTGAACATCGGCGACAACAATGTGGTTCCCGGTTTAGCGGTTCTGGCCGACACGGTCCATCGTTATGGCGCCAAAGCCTCCATTGAACTGGCGGGATTTGCCATGGGTCATGATCTGCCCGAGGAAGGCAAATCGCCCATCGACATAATGTCCCAGGAAGAAATAAAAAACTGGATAACCTTATTTGCAAATGCCGCTGAGCGGGCCATGAAAGCGGGTATGGATATGGTCCTGATCCACGGTGGCCATGGTATTCTCGTCAGCAATTTTTTCTCGCCCCTGTTTAACCACCGCACCGATCAATATGGTGGCAGTATCGAAAACCGGGCCCGCTTTGCCTGTGAGTTATTCGATGCCATTCGCAGTAAGGTTGGCCATAAGCTGGCCATTGAATTTCGCCTGAGTGCCGCTGAACTGGTTCCCGGCGGCGTCGAATTGGACGAAACCATCGCTTTTATAAAAATTATTCAGGACAAAATCGATCTGGTTCACGTTTCCGCCGGGATGCTACTGGATGACGAAATGGTTCCGATCACCACCCAGCCTACCTATCTAAAACGTGGTTATAATGCCCACTATGCCGCCAGTATTAAAAAAGCGGCGGGAATTCATATTCCGATCACCACCGTTGGTTCCATTGATCTGGATCTGGCTGCCGAAATCATTGAAAACAACGAAGCCGACATGTGTGCGATGATCCGTACCGTTATTGCCGATCCCAGCAGCGTCAACAAAGCCCGCACCGGAAATGAAGCGAAAATCCGTCCCTGCATCCGCTGTGTACTGTGTCTGAATCGTACCCATGGTATGGAACCACTCCGAGTTGCCTGTGCCGTTAACCCCCAGGCTGGCCGGGAATGTGAATTAAAAGATATCAATAAACTGGCGGATCAAAAGAAAAAGGTGGTCATCATCGGAGGTGGTCCAGCTGGCATGGAAGCGGCCAGAACCGCCGGCGACCGTGGCCATGAGGTCATTCTTTTTGAAAAAAGCGATTGTCTCGGGGGTACCCTGCGGCTGGCGGTTGCTCCGAATTTCAAGGCTGATCTTAAAAATTATCTGGCCTGGACGATCCGCATGACCAGCCAACACCCCAATGTTTCGCTGCGACTATCCACCGCGGCAACCCCTGAAAACATCATGGCCGAGTCCCCGGATGCCCTGATTATTGCCGTCGGTGCCGAAAGCAATATCCCCGCCATTCCCGGTTTAGATGGCAGCGATGTTGTTTGGGTCGGTGATGTCGAATCCGGATCGGTTGAAGTCGGTCATAATGTGGTCATCGCTGGCGGTGGCTTAACTGGATGTGAAACCGCTTTGGACCTGGCCCGGAAAGGTAAAAATGTCACGATTGTCGAAATGGTCAGCGAAAAGAAAATGCTTGACCCTTCACCAATTCCGATGACTGCTATGCTGCAGCTGCTTAAAAAAGAAAATGTGACCATCCTTGCGAGCCATCAACTGATTAAGGCTGTGGATCATGCCGTTCTAGTTGAAGGGAGCGATGGTCAAAAAGAAGTGGATTTTGATACCCTGATTCTTTCCCTGGGTGTTAAACCAAACCTGCTGGAAGTATCCAAATTTGCCAATCTTGTTGATACCGTTTTCTGCATCGGTGATTGCACCACCAGCCAGGGAACCCTCTACACTGCCACAACCGCCGGATATAATGCCGGTTTAGATATCTGA
- a CDS encoding histidinol-phosphate transaminase — translation MNKHGGYQGENKEMLDFSVNINPLGIPAGIREKLIAGIDELVKYPEISGVSAIEKIANDLAVLPENIILGNGAIELIYLFARSMGPGKALIVQPTFNEYERALKLYGWEVVHHVVTEQDGFIINPEALTAVIKNEKPQAVFLCNPNNPTGRVHSNGFIREMLEHSAPEINWFLDESFMDFSEESGSLLLVKEAKPSVFILKSLTKFYALPGLRIGYGVGVAPMIKKMEHFKEPWTINALGLIAATAVYDEKDYAAKTKTYIKGEAQRVFEALSQIKTLKVYKSDTDFHLCRLFTGTAAELQMALEKEGMSLRTCEDFIGLDKSYFRIAIKKEADNTKLLTFLKNWRN, via the coding sequence ATGAATAAACACGGCGGATATCAGGGCGAAAACAAAGAAATGCTGGATTTTAGTGTTAATATTAATCCCTTGGGAATTCCCGCGGGAATCCGAGAAAAGTTGATTGCCGGGATTGACGAGTTAGTGAAATACCCGGAGATCTCTGGCGTTTCGGCGATCGAGAAGATTGCCAATGATCTGGCGGTGCTACCGGAAAATATCATTCTCGGTAACGGTGCGATTGAGCTGATCTACCTTTTTGCCAGAAGCATGGGGCCGGGAAAGGCGCTGATTGTTCAGCCAACCTTTAATGAATATGAACGGGCCTTAAAGCTTTATGGCTGGGAGGTGGTTCATCATGTCGTAACAGAGCAAGATGGTTTTATCATCAACCCGGAAGCATTAACGGCGGTCATTAAAAACGAAAAGCCCCAGGCGGTTTTTTTATGCAATCCCAATAACCCCACCGGTCGGGTTCATAGCAATGGTTTTATCAGAGAAATGTTAGAGCATTCGGCTCCGGAAATTAATTGGTTTCTGGATGAATCCTTCATGGATTTTTCTGAAGAAAGTGGCAGCCTGTTATTGGTTAAAGAAGCGAAACCGTCGGTCTTTATTTTAAAATCGTTGACGAAGTTCTATGCTCTGCCGGGACTTCGGATTGGTTATGGGGTCGGTGTTGCCCCAATGATTAAAAAAATGGAGCACTTTAAAGAACCCTGGACCATTAATGCCCTGGGGCTGATTGCAGCCACGGCTGTTTATGATGAAAAAGACTATGCCGCAAAGACTAAAACTTATATAAAGGGAGAAGCTCAGCGGGTATTTGAAGCTTTAAGTCAAATCAAAACACTGAAGGTTTATAAAAGCGATACCGATTTTCATCTCTGTCGACTGTTTACGGGAACTGCGGCGGAGCTGCAGATGGCCCTGGAAAAAGAGGGTATGTCGCTTAGAACCTGCGAAGATTTTATCGGTTTAGACAAATCATATTTTCGGATTGCGATAAAAAAAGAAGCAGATAATACAAAGCTTTTGACTTTTCTTAAAAACTGGAGGAATTAA
- a CDS encoding CdaR family transcriptional regulator produces the protein MKEKKNAKDSNRIRVKSHPDEQKTTHMIRTLCMQKRRFERKKAKLMTALLSCGGLQHIIDIAYEVLGNPMFVSDMGYNVVAFNKNAEVGDPSWPSTAPEEEFDAYERIKKLNDSGVFERLYSSESPCIEEFDYSPTRWMAHKIAINDKNIGHIAVVEAKKAFEPMDFGLLELLCSVVASELQKEPIQSSQLYSEVEHFLIGILEERIFSAEIIQKQGKKLGLYAKEHLCLVTVSSELKTEKGMSLSYVKSIINRILGTEKSILYQNKITVLLTSDKKEAVSDGAKSKLIEFLNSNQMKAGVSPYFQDLAGLKSHYNQSVKALELGIAMNPEESLYYYEAYACYHLFEIVAGQTGLKDFCNTALTDLMGYDQQYKTNYCHNLCIHLQHDGNVTKTARYFKIHRNSMKYRIKKIEEIMAVSLTDSEIKFSLMMSFKLLAYLGDEKLLKA, from the coding sequence ATGAAAGAAAAGAAAAACGCGAAAGACTCAAATCGAATTCGGGTGAAAAGTCATCCAGATGAACAGAAAACGACTCACATGATCAGAACCTTATGCATGCAAAAACGGCGTTTCGAACGAAAAAAAGCAAAATTGATGACGGCTCTTTTATCATGCGGAGGCCTGCAGCATATCATTGATATCGCTTATGAGGTATTGGGAAATCCGATGTTTGTCAGCGATATGGGCTACAATGTGGTGGCTTTTAATAAAAATGCCGAGGTTGGTGATCCATCCTGGCCTTCCACCGCGCCGGAAGAAGAATTTGATGCTTATGAACGGATCAAAAAACTCAATGACAGTGGTGTGTTTGAACGGCTTTATTCCAGCGAGAGCCCCTGCATTGAAGAATTTGATTATTCGCCAACCCGCTGGATGGCACATAAAATTGCAATCAATGATAAGAATATTGGACATATCGCCGTGGTTGAGGCCAAAAAAGCGTTTGAACCGATGGATTTTGGGCTACTTGAATTGCTGTGCAGTGTGGTAGCCAGTGAGCTGCAAAAGGAACCCATTCAGAGCAGTCAATTATATAGTGAGGTTGAGCATTTTCTGATCGGCATCCTTGAAGAAAGAATTTTTAGCGCAGAAATAATTCAAAAGCAGGGGAAAAAGCTGGGACTGTATGCAAAAGAGCATTTATGCCTGGTTACAGTCAGTTCGGAATTAAAAACAGAAAAGGGAATGTCGTTAAGCTATGTTAAAAGCATTATCAATCGTATCTTAGGAACTGAAAAATCAATTCTTTATCAGAATAAAATCACTGTATTGTTGACAAGTGATAAAAAAGAAGCGGTTTCTGACGGTGCCAAAAGTAAGCTGATTGAATTTTTAAACAGTAATCAGATGAAAGCTGGTGTCAGCCCTTATTTTCAGGATTTGGCAGGGCTTAAAAGCCACTACAACCAGTCCGTCAAAGCATTGGAATTAGGAATAGCGATGAATCCGGAGGAATCCCTTTATTATTATGAGGCATATGCCTGCTATCATTTATTTGAAATAGTGGCTGGTCAAACCGGCTTAAAAGACTTCTGCAATACGGCATTAACTGATTTGATGGGTTATGATCAGCAATACAAAACAAATTATTGTCATAATCTGTGTATTCATCTTCAGCATGACGGCAATGTGACAAAGACTGCCCGATATTTTAAAATTCACCGAAACTCAATGAAATATCGCATCAAAAAAATCGAAGAAATTATGGCAGTGTCACTGACAGATAGTGAAATAAAATTCTCATTGATGATGTCGTTTAAATTGCTGGCTTATTTAGGCGATGAAAAATTACTGAAGGCTTAA
- a CDS encoding ABC transporter permease encodes MNLFENIRLALEGLRANKMRALLTMLGIIIGISSVMAISTLGSAMTGSVTKTMDKIGGKNIMVYVTAKNYEVASTFQEDDYVTMDELENFKAAYSDEVKAISTSSSLGAGELSKGYIHRNVTLTGVSPDYSMVNNVKLVQGRFISPRDVQGDRHVIIIDTTVRNSLVGIHGDALGMEIQVDTQNTNETYTVIGVYEKLVIDNPLFNMGDETRIECFIPISTAMALNSETANVSGYTNFTIMATSGTDSAAFSQISKDYFIKTLAKSSDFTIQAESLEAMASEATGMLGTLSLGISVIAGISLLVGGIGVMNIMLVSVTERTKEIGIRKALGARNSAIRSQFIIEAIIICLIGGLIGVGLGSGLGILGSTLMKFPSTPPFGPMIIALCFSMAIGVFFGFYPANKAAKLDPIDALRYE; translated from the coding sequence ATGAATCTGTTTGAAAATATCCGGCTGGCCCTGGAGGGACTGCGGGCCAACAAGATGCGAGCTCTTTTAACAATGCTGGGAATTATCATCGGGATTTCCTCAGTTATGGCAATCTCCACGCTGGGTTCGGCGATGACTGGCTCCGTCACCAAAACGATGGATAAAATCGGCGGAAAAAATATTATGGTTTATGTAACCGCCAAAAACTATGAGGTGGCCTCCACCTTTCAAGAAGACGACTATGTGACCATGGACGAATTGGAAAACTTCAAAGCGGCCTATTCTGATGAGGTTAAAGCCATCAGTACCTCCAGTTCGCTGGGCGCTGGTGAGCTTAGCAAAGGCTATATTCACCGAAATGTCACCCTCACTGGGGTCAGCCCTGACTATAGCATGGTTAATAATGTCAAACTGGTTCAGGGGCGCTTTATCAGCCCCCGCGATGTGCAAGGCGACCGCCATGTCATCATTATTGATACAACCGTTCGCAATAGTCTGGTTGGTATTCATGGTGATGCCCTAGGGATGGAAATTCAGGTTGATACCCAAAATACCAATGAGACCTATACCGTCATTGGCGTTTATGAAAAACTGGTGATTGATAACCCGCTGTTTAATATGGGTGACGAAACTCGCATTGAGTGTTTTATTCCTATTTCAACCGCTATGGCTTTAAACAGCGAAACGGCCAATGTTTCCGGATACACCAATTTTACCATTATGGCAACCTCCGGGACCGACTCCGCAGCCTTTTCTCAAATCAGCAAAGACTATTTTATCAAAACCCTGGCAAAGTCATCTGATTTCACCATTCAGGCTGAAAGTCTGGAAGCCATGGCCAGTGAAGCGACGGGAATGCTTGGAACCTTATCTCTGGGGATCTCGGTTATTGCGGGTATTTCGCTGTTAGTCGGCGGGATTGGCGTCATGAACATTATGTTGGTGTCGGTCACCGAACGAACCAAGGAAATTGGCATCCGTAAGGCTTTGGGGGCGCGTAATTCAGCCATTCGCAGTCAGTTTATTATTGAAGCGATTATCATCTGCCTAATTGGCGGACTGATCGGCGTCGGGCTCGGCTCCGGCTTAGGGATACTGGGTAGCACACTAATGAAATTCCCGTCAACACCACCCTTTGGTCCGATGATTATTGCCCTGTGTTTCTCGATGGCCATCGGCGTCTTCTTTGGTTTTTATCCGGCCAATAAGGCCGCCAAGCTGGATCCGATTGATGCACTGCGGTATGAGTAA